A genomic segment from Gadus morhua chromosome 4, gadMor3.0, whole genome shotgun sequence encodes:
- the scn1lab gene encoding sodium channel protein type 2 subunit alpha isoform X2, which yields MAQLLVPTGPDSFRPFVPESLAAIERHIAEELARRPRAERRGADGAGGDEDDEPRPNGDLEAGKSLPFIYGDVPPRLVSTPLEDLDSFYCNQKTFIVLNRGKALFRFNATPALYILSPFNPLRRISIRVLVHSMFSVLIMFTILTNCAFMTLSNPPDWAKNVEYTFTGIYTFESLIKILARGFCVGKFTFLRDPWNWLDFSVILMAYVTEFVNLGNVSALRTFRVLRALKTISVIPGLKTIVGALIQSVKKLSDVMILTVFCLSVFALIGLQLFMGNLRQKCVRFPLWYNSSVNDTLDSLSDSLLLNHSLALSDSLALNGTFNWTEYMNNDSNYYSLPNRRDPLLCGNGTGAGLCPEGYICLKVGRNPDYGYTSFDSFSWAFLSLFRLMTQDYWENLYQQTLRAAGKPYMIFFVLVIFLGSFYLVNLILAVVAMAYDEQNQATIEENQQKEEEFQAMLEQLKRQQEEAQVAAAAAAAGPEEESGEYSERGEGGGGGGGGGGGRGGAAVTSESSSLASKLSSKSAKERRNRRKKRRQREEEEERGRRGTVRKSESEDSIKRSSFRFSIDANRLTYEKRCSSPNQSLLSIRGSLFSPRRNSRASLFSFRGRARDAGSENDFADDEHSTLEEGPCGDDSRRGSLFVPRRAERRYSTASQGSVCSGTVPRDRRLPANGKMHCAVDCNGVVSLVAGAAGGLPLPPPTPPTGRLLLPHEGTMTMDTELKKRCSSFRKASMDFLEEPGARQRALSIASILTNTMEELEESRQKCPPCWYKFANSYLIWDCHPTWLRFKEVMNMVVMDPFVDLAITICIVLNTLFMAMEHYPMTIEFNNVLSVGNLVFTVIFTAEMCFKIIALDPYYYFQQGWNIFDSIIVSLSLMELGLANVEGLSVLRSFRLLRVFKLAKSWPTLNMLIKIIGNSVGALGNLTLVLAIIVFIFAVVGMQLFGKSYKECVCKIHADCKLPRWHMHDFFHSFLIVFRVLCGEWIETMWDCMEVDGQSVCLIVFMMVMVIGNLVVLNLFLALLLSSFSADNLAATDEDSEMNNLQIAVGRIQRGIAFFKAAMRKFLRRICFDGVAGRGKDQAMPLESKTVEELQSNGKGNCISSNHTAVEVITKEPSPAGEYLKEGNGRPGWGGVLGVRVSDGGDNSPMEKYPVEDCDYMSFIHNPVLTVTVPIAVVESDFENPNTEEFSSDSSDVEGSTEKIDIEPRPPSSSEGSTVDIRPPGEGCESEEMEPEESMDPAACFTDGCVRRFQCCQVSVEEGWWKSWWTLRKTCFIIVEHNWFESFIIFMILLSSGALAFEDIYIEQRRTVKTMLEYADKVFTYVFILEMLLKWVAYGFVKYFTNAWCWLDFLIVDVSIVSLVANALGYSELSAIKSLRTLRALRPLRALSRFEGMRVVVNALLGAIPSIMNVLLVCLIFWLIFSIMGVNLFAGKYYYCVNTTNDEVFPIDVVNNRSECLALVNDSARWKNVKINFDNVGAGYLALLQVATFKGWMDIMYAAVDSRNLEDQPEYEVNLYMYLYFVIFIIFGSFFTLNLFIGVIIDNFNQQKKKFGGQDIFMTEEQKKYYNAMKKLGSKKPQKPIPRPTNAFQGFVFDCITKQAFDIVIMILICLNMVTMMVETDDQGVDMDWVLYWINLVFIVLFTGECVLKMVSLRHYYFTIGWNVFDFVVVILSIVGMFLSKVFEKYLVSPTLFRVIRLARIGRILRLIKGAKGIRTLLFALMMSLPALFNIGLLLFLVMFIYAIFGMSNFAYVKHESGIDDMFNFETFGNSMICLFQITTSGGWDTLLAPILNKREPDCDSQLEHPGNPNKGNCGNPSVGILFFVSYVIICFLIVVNMYIAVILENFSVATEESAEPLSEDDFEMFYEVWERFDPDATQFIEYARLSEFADALDPPLRMPKPNKIQLIGMDLPMVSGERIHCLDILFAFTKRVLGEGGEMDVLRGQMEERFMASNPSKVSYEPITSTLRRKQEDTSARMIQRAFRCHRVRLAMKRASKLYKEQLAVGVRDPDKDVVVFGLPEESSERSNKTDLTLSTASPPSYNSVTKSAKYEQGDSEKENMGMDSRGRRQ from the exons ATACACTTTCACAGGGATCTACACCTTTGAGTCACTCATCAAGATCCTGGCCAGGGGCTTCTGTGTGGGCAAGTTCACGTTCTTGCGCGACCCCTGGAACTGGCTGGACTTCAGTGTTATCCTCATGGC GTATGTAACAGAGTTTGTAAACCTAGGCAATGTTTCCGCTCTGCGTACGTTCAGAGTGTTGCGAGCTTTGAAAACTATCTCAGTCATTCCAG gCCTGAAGACCATCGTGGGGGCTCTGATCCAGTCGGTCAAGAAGCTGTCGGACGTCATGATCCTGACTGTCTTCTGCCTCAGTGTGTTCGCCCTCATCGGCCTGCAGCTCTTCATGGGCAACCTGCGCCAGAAGTGCGTGCGTTTCCCGCTCTGGTACAACTCCTCTGTCAACGACACCCTCGACAGCCTGAGCGATAGCCTGCTGCTGAACCACAGCCTAGCGCTCAGCGATAGCCTAGCATTGAACGGGACCTTCAACTGGACCGAGTACATGAACAACGACA GTAATTACTACAGCCTCCCCAACCGTCGGGACCCGCTGCTCTGCGGAAACGGCACTGGCGCCGG GTTGTGTCCCGAGGGCTACATCTGCCTGAAGGTGGGCCGTAACCCAGACTACGGCTACACCAGCTTCGACTCCTTCAGCTGGGCCTTCCTCTCATTGTTCCGCCTGATGACCCAGGACTACTGGGAGAACCTGTACCAACAG aCGCTGCGGGCGGCCGGTAAGCCCTACATGATCTTCTTCGTCCTGGTCATCTTCCTGGGCTCCTTCTACCTGGTCAACCTGATCCTGGCCGTGGTGGCCATGGCCTACGACGAGCAGAACCAGGCCACCATCGAGGAGAaccagcagaaggaggaggagttccaGGCCATGCTGGAGCAGCTGAAGagacagcaggaggaggcgcAG GTTGccgcggcagcagcagcggcagggcctgaggaggagagcggggagTACAGCGAGCGaggtgaagggggaggaggaggaggaggaggaggaggagggagaggaggagccgcCGTCACCTCAGAGTCCTCGTCCCTGGCGTCCAAGCTCAGCTCCAAGAGCGCCAAGGAGCGGCGGAACCGGCGCAAGAAGCGCCggcagcgggaggaggaggaggagcggggccgGCGGGGCACGGTCCGCAAGTCCGAGTCCGAGGACAGCATCAAGAGGTCAAGCTTCCGCTTCTCCATCGACGCCAACCGCCTCACGTACGAGAAGAGGTGCTCCTCGCCCAATCAG TCCCTGCTCAGCATCCGGGGCTCGCTCTTCTCGCCGCGCCGCAACAGCCGCGCCAGCCTCTTCAGCTTCCGGGGGCGGGCCCGCGACGCCGGCTCGGAGAACGACTTCGCCGACGACGAGCACAGCACGCTGGAGGAGGGGCCGTGCGGGGACGACAGCCGGCGCGGATCGCTCTTCGTGCCGCGGCGGGCCGAGCGCCGCTACAGCACGGCCAGCCAGGGCAGCGTGTGCAGCGGCACCGTGCCGCGCGACAGGCGTCTGCCCGCCAACGGGAAGATGCACTGCGCCGTCGACTGCAACGGCGTGGTGTCGCTGGTGGCCGGCGCCGCGGGGGGGCTGCCTCTGCCACCGCCCACTCCCCCGACCGGCCGTCTCCTGCTCCCCCATGAG GGGACCATGACGATGGACACGGAGCTCAAGAAGAGGTGCTCCAGCTTCCGCAAGGCGTCCATGGACTTCCTGGAGGAGCCCGGCGCCCGGCAGAGAGCCCTGAGCATCGCCAGCATCCTCACCAACACCATGGAAG AACTGGAAGAGTCCAGACAGAAGTGCCCCCCCTGCTGGTACAAGTTCGCCAACTCCTACCTGATCTGGGACTGCCACCCCACCTGGCTGCGGTTCAAGGAGGTGATGAACATGGTGGTGATGGACCCCTTCGTGGACCTGGCCATCACAATCTGCATCGTCCTCAACACGCTCTTCATGGCCATGGAGCACTACCCAATGACCATCGAGTTCAACAACGTGTTGTCTGTGGGGAACCTG GTGTTCACGGTCATCTTCACGGCCGAGATGTGCTTCAAGATCATTGCTCTGGACCCCTACTACTACTTCCAGCAAGGCTGGAACATCTTCGACAGCATCATCGTCAGCCTCAGTCTGATGGAGCTCGGCCTGGCCAACGTAGAGGGGTTGTCTGTGCTGAGGTCCTTCCGATTG CTGAGGGTGTTCAAGCTGGCCAAGTCGTGGCCAACCCTCAACATGCTGATCAAGATCATCGGCAACTCGGTGGGTGCCTTGGGCAACCTCACCCTGGTCCTCGCCATCATCGTCTTCATCTTCGCGGTGGTGGGCATGCAGCTCTTCGGCAAGAGCTACAAGGAGTGCGTGTGCAAGATCCACGCCGACTGCAAGCTGCCGCGCTGGCACATGCACGACTTCTTCCACTCGTTCCTCATCGTGTTCCGTGTGCTGTGCGGCGAGTGGATCGAGACCATGTGGGACTGCATGGAGGTGGACGGCCAGAGCGTGTGCCTAATCGTCTTCATGATGGTCATGGTCATCGGCAACCTGGTG GTTCTGAACCTCTTCCTGGCCCTGCTGCTGAGCTCCTTCAGCGCCGATAACCTGGCCGCCACGGACGAGGACAGCGAGATGAACAACCTGCAGATTGCTGTGGGCCGCATCCAGCGCGGCATCGCCTTCTTCAAGGCCGCCATGCGCAAGTTCCTGCGGAGGATCTGCTTCGACGGGGTCGCCGGCAGAGGCAAGGACCAGGCCATGCCCCTGGAGAGCAAGACCGTGGAGGAGTTGCAGAGCAACGGCAAGGGCAACTGCATCTCCTCCAACCACACAGCGGTGGAAGTCATCACCAAGGAGCCCAGCCCGGCGGGGGAGTACCTGAAGGAGGGCAATGGGcgcccggggtgggggggggtcctgggggtgagggtgagtgaCGGCGGGGACAACAGCCCGATGGAGAAATACCCTGTGGAGGACTGCGACTACATGTCCTTCATCCACAACCCCGTCCTGACGGTCACGGTGCCGATCGCCGTGGTGGAGTCGGACTTTGAGAACCCCAACACGGAGGAGTTCAGCAGCGACTCGTCGGATGTGGAAGGCAGCACTGAG AAAATAGACATCGAGCCCAGACCCCCGAGCTCCTCTGAGGGGAGCACAGTGGACATCCGACCCCCCGGGGAGGGGTGCGAGTCAGAGGAGATGGAGCCTGAGGAGTCCATGGACCCGGCGGCCTGCTTCACCGATG GCTGCGTGCGCAGGTTCCAGTGTTGCCAGGTGAGTGTGGAGGAAGGCTGGTGGAAGAGCTGGTGGACGCTGAGGAAGACCTGCTTCATCATAGTGGAGCACAACTGGTTTGAGTCATTCATCATCTTCATGATCCTGCTCAGCAGTGGAGCCCTG GCCTTTGAGGACATTTACATTGAGCAGCGGCGGACAGTGAAGACCATGCTGGAGTACGCAGACAAGGTGTTCACGTACGTCTTCATCCTGGAGATGCTGTTGAAGTGGGTGGCGTATGGTTTCGTCAAGTACTTCACCAACGCCTGGTGCTGGCTGGACTTTCTTATTGTTGAT GTCTCTATTGTTAGCTTGGTGGCTAATGCACTGGGCTATTCTGAGCTGAGCGCCATTAAATCTCTGCGAACACTGCGGGCCCTTCGACCCCTGAGGGCCCTTTCCCGGTTCGAGGGCATGAGG GTGGTGGTGAACGCTCTGCTGGGTGCCATCCCGTCCATCATGAACGTGCTACTGGTGTGCCTCATCTTCTGGCTCATCTTCAGCATCATGGGCGTAAACCTGTTCGCCGGCAAGTACTACTACTGCGTCAACACCACCAACGACGAGGTGTTCCCCATTGACGTGGTCAACAACCGCAGCGAGTGCCTGGCGCTGGTCAACGACAGCGCGCGCTGGAAGAACGTCAAGATCAACTTCGACAACGTGGGCGCAGGCTATCTGGCGCTGCTGCAGGTG GCAACGTTTAAGGGTTGGATGGACATCATGTATGCTGCCGTGGACTCTCGCAAC TTGGAGGATCAACCGGAGTATGAGGTGAACCTCTACATGTACCTCTATttcgtcatcttcatcatcttcggCTCCTTCTTCACCCTCAACCTCTTCATCGGTGTCATCATCGACAACTTCAACCAGCAGAAGAAAAAG TTTGGAGGTCAGGATATCTTCATGACGGAGGAGCAGAAGAAATACTACAATGCCATGAAGAAGCTGGGATCCAAGAAGCCCCAGAAGCCCATACCCAGACCTACG AACGCGTTCCAAGGCTTTGTGTTCGACTGCATCACCAAGCAGGCCTTTGACATCGTCATCATGATCCTCATCTGCCTCAACATGGTCACCATGATGGTGGAGACGGACGACCAGGGTGTGGACATGGACTGGGTGCTCTACTGGATCAACCTGGTGTTCATCGTGCTGTTCACGGGCGAGTGCGTGCTCAAGATGGTCTCCCTGCGCCACTACTACTTCACCATCGGCTGGAACGTCTTCGACTTTGTGGTGGTCATCCTGTCCATTGTTG GTATGTTTCTGTCAAAAGTCTTCGAGAAGTACTTGGTCTCTCCGACGCTATTCCGCGTCATCCGCCTGGCGCGAATCGGCCGCATCCTGCGCCTGATCAAGGGCGCCAAGGGCATCCGCACACTCCTCTTCGCCCTGATGATGTCCCTGCCGGCTCTCTTCAACATcgggctcctcctcttcctcgtcatgTTCATCTACGCCATCTTTGGCATGTCCAACTTCGCCTACGTCAAGCACGAGTCGGGCATCGACGACATGTTCAACTTCGAGACCTTCGGCAACAGCATGATCTGCCTGTTCCAGATCACCACCTCGGGCGGGTGGGACACCCTGCTGGCGCCCATCCTGAACAAGCGCGAGCCCGACTGCGACAGCCAACTGGAGCACCCGGGCAACCCCAACAAGGGCAACTGCGGCAACCCTTCGGTGGGCATCCTGTTCTTCGTCAGCTACGTCATCATCTGCTTCCTGATCGTGGTCAACATGTACATCGCCGTCATCCTGGAGAACTTTAGCGTGGCCACAGAGGAGAGCGCCGAGCCGCTGAGCGAGGACGACTTTGAGATGTTCTACGAGGTGTGGGAGCGCTTCGACCCCGACGCCACCCAGTTCATCGAGTACGCCCGGCTGTCGGAGTTTGCCGACGCCCTGGACCCGCCGCTGCGGATGCCCAAGCCCAACAAGATCCAGCTGATTGGCATGGACCTGCCCATGGTGAGCGGCGAACGCATCCACTGCCTGGACATCCTCTTCGCGTTCACAAAGCGCGTGCTTGGCGAGGGCGGCGAGATGGACGTGCTGCGCGGGCAGATGGAGGAGCGCTTCATGGCATCCAACCCGTCCAAAGTGTCCTATGAGCCCATCACCTCCACGCTGCGGCGCAAGCAGGAGGACACGTCGGCGCGGATGATCCAGCGGGCGTTCCGGTGCCACCGTGTCCGCCTGGCCATGAAGCGGGCGTCCAAGCTGTACAAGGAGCAGTTGGCGGTGGGCGTGCGGGACCCGGACAAGGACGTGGTGGTCTTTGGCTTGCCCGAGGAGAGCTCGGAGAGGTCGAACAAAACGGATCTCACGCTGTCGACGGCGTCGCCTCCCTCCTACAACAGCGTGACCAAGTCGGCGAAATACGAGCAGGGGGACTCGGAGAAGGAGAACATGGGAATGGACTCACGAGGCAGGAGGCAATAG